A portion of the Chryseobacterium tructae genome contains these proteins:
- a CDS encoding GNAT family N-acetyltransferase gives MKYTTKWLTDKTRVEELVDFFITHKTDSYISHSEIMYGRALDSQHWNPDLRKIFTEQLMNDYDYDGTSKLNILIAENEEGKIVGMLVFNVINSPFKKYAILEDMLLDQSVRGQSLGSRLLEEVIQESKNWNVSFIMLESGVDNHGAHHFFGKYGFQKVSESYMLTL, from the coding sequence ATGAAATATACTACGAAATGGCTTACTGATAAAACGCGTGTTGAAGAACTCGTAGACTTTTTTATTACCCATAAAACAGATTCCTATATCTCTCACAGTGAGATTATGTATGGCAGGGCTCTGGATTCCCAGCATTGGAACCCTGATCTTAGAAAAATATTCACAGAACAGCTTATGAATGATTATGATTATGACGGAACTTCAAAACTGAATATTTTAATCGCTGAAAATGAAGAAGGAAAAATTGTCGGAATGTTGGTTTTCAATGTGATCAACAGCCCATTTAAAAAATATGCTATTCTTGAAGATATGCTTTTGGATCAATCCGTACGAGGACAATCTCTTGGAAGCAGGCTTCTAGAAGAGGTGATCCAGGAATCCAAAAACTGGAATGTAAGTTTTATTATGCTGGAAAGCGGTGTTGATAATCACGGTGCCCATCATTTTTTTGGTAAATATGGTTTTCAGAAAGTATCTGAAAGTTATATGCTGACATTATAA
- a CDS encoding type VI secretion system baseplate subunit TssG gives MNYNKLQTDFKAEAVAVNLLKYHRAVSNIFIERVGINDRAYLKDIKSISSSYLGFDEEVFTIESYREGIYDYLPEGLFHPPSLGASRKNVDTVVREIRKQKRVEDDARKFFRPFELEVFFTEISALLKESEFDITSNTDALLETVRELWPLIDMLDKQSAYIFMHILPFFHQIRGDKRWFERCMTAFLQVPVKVTFSPNVIDEIEKNNDSMLLGNSRLGVTYIPSGRHMDGQRNWVVNIGPIPYEEMKKYIPESPFRKVLQTLYDYFLPITVDIEENFVTEKLEYSFSLEDDERNASRLGYSTFL, from the coding sequence ATGAATTACAATAAGCTACAGACAGATTTCAAAGCGGAGGCTGTAGCTGTAAATCTTTTGAAATATCACCGGGCAGTAAGCAATATATTTATTGAAAGAGTCGGGATAAACGATCGTGCTTATCTGAAAGATATAAAAAGCATTTCGAGCAGTTATTTAGGTTTTGATGAGGAAGTATTCACGATAGAAAGTTATAGGGAGGGAATTTATGATTACCTTCCGGAAGGGTTATTTCACCCGCCTTCTCTCGGAGCTTCCAGAAAAAATGTAGATACGGTTGTAAGAGAAATCAGAAAGCAGAAAAGAGTAGAGGACGATGCGCGAAAGTTTTTCCGTCCTTTTGAGCTGGAGGTTTTTTTCACAGAGATCAGTGCACTTCTAAAAGAGTCTGAATTTGATATTACAAGCAATACGGATGCTTTACTGGAAACAGTAAGGGAACTTTGGCCGCTTATCGATATGCTGGATAAGCAGAGTGCCTATATATTTATGCATATTCTGCCGTTTTTTCATCAGATTCGTGGCGATAAAAGATGGTTTGAAAGGTGTATGACCGCTTTCCTTCAGGTTCCGGTTAAAGTAACTTTCTCTCCCAACGTTATTGATGAAATTGAAAAAAATAATGATTCCATGCTGTTGGGGAATTCCAGATTGGGGGTCACCTATATTCCAAGTGGAAGGCATATGGACGGACAGCGCAATTGGGTAGTGAATATCGGCCCGATTCCTTATGAGGAAATGAAAAAGTATATCCCGGAAAGCCCATTCAGAAAAGTACTTCAAACATTGTATGATTATTTTCTGCCTATAACAGTAGATATAGAAGAAAATTTTGTTACGGAAAAACTGGAATACTCTTTCAGCCTTGAGGATGATGAAAGAAATGCCAGCCGCCTTGGATACTCTACATTCCTCTAA